The segment AACGCCTCACTGCCCTCTGTCAATACACCTGGTCTGACCTATTGGCGATGGTGGAGAGGGGAGCTGATCCATAGCATTGACAGCCTCCACcattctcctcttctctctcattAGATCTACTCTATTAAACTCCTTATGCATCTGTCTGTAGGCTGCTGGGCTGGGGCTGGGGAACAATCGGAGAACCCTGCTGGTGGTCGCTGATCTCCACTATGGCTGGAAAAGAGCTGAAATGCACTGCGTTTACAGTTGGTGGAAGACACTGAAAGGTTTTTGACTGCAATAGTAGAAATAGTCTTTGAGTAGGcacaaagtgtttgtgtgttcttgCGCGGCAGTTATGTGGTTTTTAACTTGCAGTAAAGAGAGAGCAAATATGTGCGCGTAACAATAGATAAATGTATCTACAGTGGTCTTAAAAGACATTTGGGAAATATACTTATTTTCTCTCTGATGGAGAAGATTAGAGGattaataccactctcatatctgtgcTGTGAATATGGAGCCAGCAGCTgggtagcttagcttagcacaaaaacAGCGAGTCTGATCTGCACAATTATTTCAAAATTCACCCAGCAGCACATGTTATATCTCACTTGTTTAGTCTGCGCAAAAGTCAAAGTGAAAAAACAATTCAGTGTTTTATGGTGatagaaaaatatttaatcacCCCTGTAAAACGAccattttattgtcattttcataccttttttttgtacacactgataaacaaaaaatgtaaaaccatGTAAAACCAGGTAAGACAGTTTAAAGTGTTCGAAAACTCATCCTACACAGAGGTTTAGCCATTCCAGTGAGATTTTGGGTAACTAGTTGGCCAcactaaagtgtgtgtgtaaatccgCACTTCACCGTACGCGGGTTCTAGCAGCTAACAGATCGCTATGGAAAGCGATAGAGAGAGAAGTGTGTTCGGAAATCAGTGGGcaaaattgttgttttcatttccaaaacaatgtGGCGGAAGTCTGAttcattcatctctccctcgtcctcctcctgaTCTGACAGCGAGGGACGTAATTGAGGAGCCAATGGTGCGCTCAGCAGCGGTTTCCGCCGTAGCTCCATATCGCAGTAAACTGTAAGCCCGCCCACTTTTTAGCAGCCAAATCAAATGTGAAGGATTTGATATAAATCCCTCTTGTAATTGTACACCACTCACTGGGAAATTCGTCACAGCACAGCAGCTAAAGATGCTCTAACTTCTGTTTCACTGGGACTTAAGGAAgcgctggtaggtggattttacTATTTTTGGACAGGCTAGCAGTTTCCTCCTGTTCTCTGTCTTTATGCGGAGCTAAATTAATCAGCTGCTAGCCGAGGCCCTGTATTTGACAGACAGATGTGAAAGAGGGActgatcttctcatctgactctACCCCGGAGAGTAAATAAGTCCAAAATGTCCGTTAATGTCACTGTTtgcatgtgggtgtgtgagtATTTGAGAAACAACATCACATGACGCTGGTGAATGTTGACATtggtttctgtgtgtatgtgcgtacagtgtttgtgtgtgtgtgtgtgagagaggcaTCATTCAGGGGTGGAGTTGAGGCGAATGGGACTTTGTGGcacagaggaggcagaggggTCAGACATGGCCACAGTCGTCACTCCCATCTTCCTCAGGGAGCGCTCGTCTGTCACTGAGATGGAGCGAGAGATCGTAGGACGAGAGGCAGCCGGTGGGCctgagatagatagatagatagatagatagatagatggatagatagatagaagaCAGAGGGTAGGTTCTTTTAATTGTTCTTTTATCCCTGATTCTCCTTCTCTATTTGCTTTGACAACACAAATGCATTTCACGTTCTTCCAATAAAGCAAATTGATGATGACAGATTGCGGAAGAATGAGATACTCATGACATGAAAGAAACAACAAGATAGAgataaaagaggaagaaaagcaaaagcaacactgagaagagaaacagagggacGACAGTGTTTAGGTTTACAATTTATTTAAGTATACATAAGCTCAATGTCATTCTCTTAGATTCCTATTAGTTAAATCCCTTATTGGTATTCAGCACACACTCGACTTTTTATTAGACTCTCTAGAGTAAATGACATCCATTTACTTTTATTACGAcagatgaatgaaatgaaaactaTGATTCGGTCTGTGCAGAGATCAACGCAGTGGCAGCATTTGGCCTGTAGGGGGTCATCGCGGTGCAGCGAGCTGCAGCAGGTTGAGCAATGACTGCAGATTTGTTGCAGCGTGATGTCTCTCATCAtttcacagagagagagagagagagggagagcgcaCAGGCAGCAAGAAGCTACAGGCCATCCTGGGAATTTTACCTTTGATATCTCTCACATCCAGCTGAGGTTCACCAGACTAACCAGCAGGGGGCAGggtgaccacacacacatgcacacacatgcacacacacgacacacacacaacacatatgCCCAGACACAGACCCCCACCAGGGCTGACATTTGCAGCTAAGTGCTGCAATGGCTGGTTATTTATGTTGAGAGGACTGGTGATGGGGAGAGTTCAGCAGGTGGCTGCATTACACTGTTTATCAGGCCGACGCAGTGGCATTATCACTTCATGAGCCGGCCTACccccaacccccccaccccccccacccccttacatctgtctctctgtcgtCCTTTTCTGGGCATgcaccctctgtctctccctcctcaaTGCTTCTTGTGTTGTAAAATGCCTCCTGACTGCTCTTCCCTCTCCCTTTTTCCCCCACAGATGTGCACCAGCCATCTGGGTACTTGTAGGGCACAGCTACAGCACTAGTGGCGCAACCAGCTTCTGTTGGAGCCTGTTAGCATTACAAAGTTATTCATTCATaatagggatgtcagttttggttagttttgcttttgatagATCAACACTCATTGACTGTTAACTAACTGGCTaatttttaagagaaaaaaaacactgaatgacgTGAAATACAGGAGGCCTTTGCTCTCAGTCTGGCgctccattgactcagtgagctttagcacaGCATTTTAAAACGCTGTCCATTTAGAGATGgtgaaatttaaatattttgtgatcTCCTctggttagctaatgttaaccATGGACGCTCTGCTCTGTGCACCACctgggtgggagctagctagtggcACCACTCATTTGAAGATTACTCATGGTGCATAGACAGTGTTGCTGCAGAAACACGTTAGCCACTCTCTGGTTTCCTCCCAAGGAGCCCTGGAGAGCAAGTGGTTTCTTTTTGAGCTGCAAAATCTCTTTGGCATTGTAAAGCACAGGGCACGTCTAGTAGCTGGTGGAAATCTGCAACACCTGATTTGTCCTCGGTCAGAAGGAATACACTGGCAATCCAGTGACTTAACTCATCAGTCGTCTTTATTTACCACAACCAGGCAGGAACAGCAGTCTTTAGGATATTTTGCTACACATGGAAGCCCAAGTAAGATAAGTTGTAAATATCAGGACATATGTGAGGGTGTGTGCTTATTCATATAGACGCACACCAGTCTTCACAAAGGGAACAGAGGAACTGAACTAGATTGAGCAGCGGACATGTGGCTCGCCACTTTTGATGCAACTGCGCTGAAAAGTGTAACATGATCAAGCTAGGGCTGCTGGGAAATGGAGTTCTTAAAGGATGACAGTGAGTTCTCTACAGGCATTGTTACTTGTGTCAACACCATTAACTGTGCTGAcgtggctaacagctaacagtgataacGTTGTTAAACAAGCTAAAGGGCTTTGTGACAAAATATTAAGCCACCAACTACTCACGGGGTGACCTGGGAAAGACAGGTGGGTGGGCGCAATGTTTTTGCAGCAGTGCCGTCCTGCACCATAGGTAAGGCGCTGCTAACTAGCTCCCACCTAGCCTAGGTTGTGGTGCAGTAAACTGAACAGCAGCAGAATTAACCTATAGACTGACATGAGCAAACGGTCAGAGTTGGTATTGGCATTTAACCTATTAACGGTTAACTGTTGATATCCGTAAATCATACTGTTCTGTTGACAGCAATGGATAAGATTGTGAGCTGAATTTATACAAATACCTGCTGAGAGTCATAGTAAACACCTAATGatctaaaaatgtgtttatttgcctGCTTCGTCTACGTGTCCTCTGTATCTGCTGCTTATTAGGCTGAAATCACCACAAATATACCCTTCAAACTTACTGctcttttcatctctctctctctaccttcACTCGTCACACATCCAGCTGtatccccccctccctccccctccgcCTGCCCTCCCTTCCTCTGTGGTATTTCAGCACGGTGCGGGTCAGGAGCTGCAACCTCACCTGTGTTGTTCTGGCTGGATTTGACTTTGCTGTTGGTCTTCTCTTGCATCGTTCGCTCGTACTCCCTCACCTCCTCCAAACTCAGCCCTGTGGGGAAAgcagagtacacacacacacacacacacacacacacacacacacacacacacacacaaagcttcaAAACAGAGTATGAAATATGTATTAAATTTCACAGGGTGTATATTCACAAATACGACTAAGCACAACAGCATCGCTCTGAATGTTTTATCTATTATctataatatttaaaatgttgttCTGTGACCCACCATGCCATTCGTCCATCCACGTTACTGCTTGCCTGTGGCCAACCAGGAGAATGTCCCGGATGTTCTAAAATAAATCCAGGAATAAAGACGGGGCaggaaaaagaaatataaataaaaatgccaaacaggGCTTTGAATTTAGAGGTGTGTGTGAAATGCGACAATCATTGTGTTACAGTGTGTCATAGCCAAAACAATGACGATACCTTTGTGTAATTACTCTAAATAAATGAGATCATGGTTGAGATAAAAGGTAACTTAACTTAGATAAGTGGAAACTTATCTTAACGTATTATTTGCGCTCGCCTTTGTTAAAACCAAAACCACATTCCCACGAACGCACTCTCTTAGCAAAAACAATGTTGGAGACAGGGCGTCACTAGTTTTGTTCTTAGTGCTTTTggtttttctttcatgtttgatTGTAGAGCATTAATGTGTTGAGAGTTTTTTTATCAGCTGTTTTAATTGTTCCACCAACTTTCACAGTGAGAAACCTTTGCCTCCTTTGCGCCAGAGGAACAATAGCACTCTTACAGTTATTGTAAAACAGTATAGcagtttttccaataaatcTGACCTAATGTTAGATTTCATAAAATTCAGTGCAGAGGCCAAGAGCATTCGTGGCGCTGGTCTTGGTAATGATACTTATGTCTGGAACTTAATGTCataatcatttatttgtgtCACGAAGCAACACATGGCACATACAACTAGCAAATAACCAATCAGGATTAAAGATCACCAATTTACTGCAGGTGTACAAACTGAAGGACTCCAACATGCAGAATGTAGCACAGCACTTTATTGAATCCAATTAGCTGTAAATTCAGATTTTTCCACCTTGTCTTACACCTATATGGACTCGTAACATTAACTGCAGATTGTATCATGATCCAACTGTCTTTACATCAGCACAGGGAAAAGGtatggtggaaaaaacacaagctCTGTCTCACTTTGTGTATGAACTCCTCGGTCCTGGTCTGGAAGCCGTACACCTCGAACCTGCAGTGCACCCGCTTATAGGAGCACATAATGGGCTGGTGGTCATTTCTCCAGCCTTTCTCCAGAGGCCCTCGGCCAGTTTTACTTGACTGCCAGCGACTCGGGTCCTGCACAGATTAAGCAGAGGGTCTATACGTTACTTGCTGAGTCTGCAGAAACTTCGGCCCTGTGAGGCGTCTTCGGGAGGGGAActatggttgtgtgtgtgatgatatgCGTGTGGAGGTAGAAGCAGATTGTTGCTCAGCACAGCCCATAGGAGGCAAGTGTGATAACTCACATTATGAAAGTGTTCGTGATATAAAATTTTCACCATTTCACTTACTCTATTAGATTGGTGTGTTTGCCTTCGTGTTGGtttttgcatgcatgtgtgcttgtgtatgtatgtatatttttttccacctttgtctctgtgttcttGTCTGCATGCGTCTATATTGCCAGGCCTGTGAATCAACCTTTGTCTCAAAGGACTTGAAGGGAGTAAAGAAGTGTAAAACCCTTGTGGGGAGGTCATGAAGACAGGCAGAGGAGGTGTGTGGGTGTTTTACTGATTTATGCTCTTtcagaagcaaaaacaaaagccagTAGATCAAAGATTACAAGGAGaaaggtgtttgtttttgcatttgtaCGTCTTCACTTGCAACGTCATTAGAAACCAAGAGAAGTTccacattttgagaaatatgcttatttgctttcttgccaaaagGGGAAACCacatactgtataaaaataacgGACATagccaccgtgatgtcacccactggtttgtggactcctgttttgaagccttgagtttggcattttaactatcgccatcttgggtttttggagccagaagtcaaccttatttggacaagagggggGCGCTAACCCTAACTGTAGCTACTAGCTTAGTTAGCACGGGGCATTTACTGTCTATGGTCAACTGTGATGATGCTAATGATAATATTCACTAGGAAAAAGCAGACTTAAAACCAGTATAACAAAATATAGTTAgatgaaaaactgaatatttgactccttagagggtctgAAGGTACAACCAAATGctaaacaaattttattttaggcGACCAAAATGTTATAATTAGCttaaatgaactgaaaacattGATATAGTAGATATAGTATATGCTTATACTATGTGAATTGGGGGTCAGGCATGGGACAGCAGCCCCTGTCATTCAAAGTGGCCACGTCCTTAATTATGTATaactttaaaggataactttggtatttttcaacctgggccccatttccccatgtgtatgtgtgcgtataaTTTGCttgacgcatttgcccccatatctacctcgcggctgctggctgcatccgcctccctcaatactgaaccaattttaaaacgagttgtacctatgaatcatacgcacacatacacatggggaaatagggcccaggttgaaaaatactgaagttatcctttaagctttgataacatttaaacaggtgatTTATACAAAAGTTCACCCctcatacagttgtcatcaatggggaaattagctatagagaccctaaccgttttttgtaccaggctgtaaacatgtttataagttgggcattttaacatgggagtctgaggattttggagccagcctcaagtggccatcagaGTTACTGCAAGTTTTGTCACCTCAgtgttagcttcatttttccaCCCCTGAGGTTGCCGCTTAAGGGAACAGCTAGCCTCACTTTTTAGCACTTATTGCATTCATCATTCCTACAGAAACTGACATGTTACAGCTGTGGTTTAACTGGGAGTTATGTGCTCTAAGTATGTGTAAGTATGTAACTCCCTTCgtgtttacatttctgtttgcgtGTGAACTAAATAACAGGATACAGAACGTTAACTAGTTCAGAGGTGCTGGTAGTTACATGTTTCAACTTTTGACAGAACAAGGCCAGGTCTTCCCCCCACCTCCAGTCTTCAGGCTAAGCTATGCATTTGCCTCCAGGCTGTAGCTCAGTACAAGCACAGACACgagagtggtatcgatcttctcaCTCAACTCTAAAGTGCGTTTCCAAAAATGcctaactgttcctttaatgtgaTCACACAGCTTTTCCTTTGCAAAACCCTCAACAGGCCTTCTATAGTTTTTCTACACAGGAACATTTAGTTTTGCGTGCATGTATCAGAACAGTACATACCTCTGACTCTTTGTAATGTTTTTCGGGGATGGTATCACTCAGGATATCCAGGAAACTCACACTCTCTGGCGGGGTCGGCTTGTCCCCGAACACCTACACCCAAACAGATGGGGGAGGTCATACGTTATAATGAGAgcaggcacacatacacacacacacacacgcactccaCCCATACTCTCACACGCATACAGTCACTCACTCAGTGGAGAGGGGGGATGAGAGTAGATGAGTAACTGTGTAGAAAACTGAGGTCACACACCATAACACCCCTCACTGTATCCCACCCTCAGGCCCTTGGAGCAAATCACACTGGAGCaaacagaggagagaacagacagagagcagaggaggagaaaatgggggaaaaaaacaaggacGTATGAGAGATATTaaaagagaggggggaaaaaaagaagagttaTGAGAGCAGAATACACTTTTCCTTGAGAGAGAATGGAGGGAAgcaagggaaagagagagggggaagcaCTTTTATCTGAccttgtttaaaatgtgttctaATGCCCCGCTGAAGTTGTTCATTTCACAGTTGAAAACTAACAAATAAGTAAAAGCCGGCGTTAGATAATAGCCTGCTACGCTCCTGTGGTGCTGTTTTGGTCTGTGTCTACCCAAGGTCTTGCTCCCTCTTATGGAATGAGTTGCATTAGCTGGATGTATTGTGTTGCTTTTTACAATGTGCTCAGGGCATGACGCTCTCAGTGTTTCCTTGTCAttgtctctctgttttctgtgtgttcatATTCATAGAAACACTGCTGGAGGTAGTAATCAAATCCATTACTCATGTACAAGTAtaaataccacactgtaaaaaaaacccctcataTACCTCCTTACCTATTTGAGTCTAGTAAAAAAAAGCCACTCCCACAACACTAGAGGCAGTCTAACAAATTTTATTCTTATGAGATTTAAAACGTGTTTTGGgagaaatactttttaatataCAGCCACATGTCAGTGGAACAAGCTGCTTATCTCACTTTAACAAAGCCCAGCTGAGAGGAGTTTTAAATCAGATCTCAATAAGTGGCTGTTAAATAATTTATAGGTGTATAAATGCCTTATGTTTTATTGTCTGATTGTGTTTTTTAGGTTTAATGACATTCTGGTTTGACACTTATGTATTCAATGTGGCGTCTTGTGCTGCAGTAGAGGACCACAGTGGAAATAAggcttttttgtctgtttaaatCAGCAACAGTTTTAAATATCTTACATGTAGTCTGTCAATGTAGTTGAAGTATCAAAAGTATTAATACTTAATGTTCCCACCATCATGGAAAACTTAGAAAAGTCTGATAAAGTTTATTACAAATATCAGGACAGTGTGTGAGAATTCCCTTTTCTTCACCTATGGATATTTTCCTCCTACacacttgactgcaagatttgAAAGGTGTGCATGAGCCTCTATATTCTAAAGACTAAAATCCTTAAAAGTTTTAGGTAAGTCATAGAATTTTGTTCTGTATAATAAAACTAATTGTCGGTAATCTTCCGTGGAAAACCTTccacataatgtaacataactCTGAATTTAATTTTAGTCTCTGTTGATGTAATGTAGCTCTAATATGGGTGGATGAGCAATGTTTGGTTTACCATTACATTTCTTCATTGTCTCCCTGCATTCCATCTCTCCCTACATGTGTGCCAGATTGAAATTATGCTTGATTGTaaatctattttattattttattatatttttaaaggaCAAAGTGTGGCTGTAGTTTGACTGATTATTATTACTCATGCTTTGAGCAGCATTttactattttgtttttttaaattttgttttcatttttaaatttttatttattttttttccaagatatttttggggctaTTTGCCTACATTTGAAAGGACTACTatagcatgaaagggggagagagagggggaaaatggcatgcagcaaagagctGTGGGTTGGAATTGAACTCatggctgctgtggcaaggacacagTCTTTGAACATGGGGCGCCTGCAACGGATTATTAGTTTCATTATTGATTGATCTGCTGATTGCGTTTTCTTTGAGATATATAATTATCAAGCTACTGgttggacaaaccaaacagaaaaaatactataaaataaagtaattacaataaaaacaaggaaaaggagCAAACCTTCACATTTTAGACCTGTAATCCtgaaatatttggcatttttgcaaGAAAAAGGATGTAAAAGATGATTAAAATAGACTTAATTGTTCACCTTTAAATGAGTAAACTGTTGGGCAGCAAATCACCATCTTTGTAAGctcttcaaatgtttttatgtaatacttattattaataataataataataataataataataacatattacagctgtcaaataaatacatatagtttAGTAAAACCTACAGTatgtccctctgaaatgtattGAAGTAGAGTTCTAAgtagcaaaaaaaagaaaatgagtaaagtgcaagtacctcaaatttgtactgaGGTACTTAGCGTACATAATGTGTGTAGATCATGCACAACTCTATCAATTGTTTGGAATAAACTCATGTAATCTCTAACTGCCTGACATAATACAAGATCTGCcacattttttccccacatgcAGATCTCCAGACctccatattttgacatgttggTACTTGTTACTTGGCTGTTTCCTTGATTACAGCATGCAGACACAAGGGCCACATAGTGTTGCAACTGTCACTGAAtttctcagtgtgtgttgatatgtgtggaCAAAATGCTGCATGGCAACCATGCTCACCGCCGCTGCATGTTTGGTTAATCGATCTGCCAATACTGCATTTTGTGCTTTGCTTGTTTTCCTTGTAATGGGAACATCAATGTGATGAACATTTTCTTTGTGCTGCAGAGAAAATTGCAATTTCTCTCCTTCCCCTTTGCCtttctcctccccctctcccctaATCACTCCATCTTTTTCACCTCGCGCTCTCTCTCATACTCACATTGTCGTTATCGCCGTTGTTGTTCTCGAATCTCGTCTCAATGCGGATGCTGAACTTGGGGAGGAATGATACCTGTGGGGTGACAAGAGgtaaaaatggaggaaaaaagggGTTGAGGGTAGAGATAGAGAGAGCGGAAGCAGGCGGCAGATTAGATCCACTGATACTGGGAAGAGATGAGCTCTGTTGCATTCATGTACAGTAAATGATGTGTGAGAATACTTACCGAGTACTCTGCAGCACCAGGGACATTCAATATGGAAAAGGGAGAAACAACATTAGTTACTCATACATGCATAAGCACGCAATTGCTCGCACACACGTACACGTTACCATGAGGGGATACATGCATGCATAGGGATGAATATTTGATGGCACTTGGAAAACCAGCTGTTATAAGTAAATAAGTTTTGTATAATTCATTGAGATGAAAGTAACCTGATGTTTAACACAAACAAAGGCACTTATAAACAAGTTCCCATacccatggatggattactgaacaagCCTATCGGgtacaggcccaggggcccgcAGTGTCAGGGGAgcccctggccttcacttgcaaaaatCATTTGAATTAACACAGACCAGGAAGAGCCTCAAAATGatgacagagagatgcaaaaagaccataaagagatgcaaaggaaccacaaagagacacaaaataattactaatttgagcaaaacaaccacaaggagacacaaaattatcacaaagagacacaaaacaacacaaagaaacacgAAATAACCACtaagggacacaaaacaaccacagggagacacaaaatgactagtaagggacacaaaacgactacagagaatcaaaatgaccacaaagagacacaaaacaaccccaaggagacaaaataaccacaaaggggctcaaaacaactacaaagagacacaaaatgactatagagacacaaaacaaacaaaaagggatacaaaatgactacaaagagacacagaacaaccacagagagacacaaaacaaccacaaggaaacACTAAATGACCactaagagatgcaaaaccacaaaaagattaATAACGACTTCAAAGAGGCGGGAAATCACAGTTTGAGTGTCTTGCTTCTACGTAGGAGAGTTgttggggccctttgcatatctgtgcccagggactCATTGACTCATAATCCGCCCTTGCAAATACCTGTGATGGTGTAGGGGTAGAAGTTCCAGGCCTTTTCTGTCACGTAGAAGAATCGTGGGACAAAAGCTTTCGCCC is part of the Epinephelus fuscoguttatus linkage group LG8, E.fuscoguttatus.final_Chr_v1 genome and harbors:
- the pitpnc1b gene encoding cytoplasmic phosphatidylinositol transfer protein 1b; translation: MLMKEYRICMPLTVDEYRIGQLYMISKHSCEQSGGGEGVEVVRNEPDIHPQHGPGQLTEKRIYLSSKLPSWAKAFVPRFFYVTEKAWNFYPYTITEYSVSFLPKFSIRIETRFENNNGDNDNVFGDKPTPPESVSFLDILSDTIPEKHYKESEDPSRWQSSKTGRGPLEKGWRNDHQPIMCSYKRVHCRFEVYGFQTRTEEFIHKNIRDILLVGHRQAVTWMDEWHGLSLEEVREYERTMQEKTNSKVKSSQNNTGPPAASRPTISRSISVTDERSLRKMGVTTVAMSDPSASSVPQSPIRLNSTPE